Proteins encoded together in one Eriocheir sinensis breed Jianghai 21 chromosome 41, ASM2467909v1, whole genome shotgun sequence window:
- the LOC127009485 gene encoding brachyurin-like, with amino-acid sequence MISFPSASYKKTAQASFCQLAANMIVKFALLFACVALASGNPAAGKPWHWKSPKPLLTPIGPVKSPRIVGGAEATPHTWPHQVALFIDDMYFCGGSLISNQWVLTAAHCMDGAAVVEVVMGAHNIRLNEDTQVSMTSTDFTVHEDYGPFFIRNDIAVIKLPSAVSFTTEIQPVALPSSDIAVGTIVTPTGWGKSSDSASGISNVLREVDVPIMSNAACDAIYGTVTDGNICIDATGGKGTCNGDSGGPLNYGGKTYGITSFGAAAGCEAGYPDAFTRVTYFLDWIQTHTGVTP; translated from the exons ATGATCAGTTTCCCATCGGCTTCGTATAAAAAGACTGCTCAAGCAAGCTTCTGTCAGTTAGCCGCCAACATGATCGTCAAGTTTGCTCTCCTCTTCGCTTGTGTTGCTTTGGCC AGCGGTAACCCCGCTGCCGGCAAGCCATGGCACTGGAAGTCTCCCAAGCCACTTCTGACTCCCATTGGCCCGGTGAAGTCAC CCCGCATCGTGGGTGGAGCAGAGGCCACCCCCCACACGTGGCCCCACCAGGTGGCTCTCTTCATTGACGACATGTACTTCTGCGGCGGCTCCCTCATCTCCAACCAGTGGGTCCTGACCGCTGCTCACTGCATGGACGG CGCCGCGGTTGTTGAGGTGGTCATGGGCGCACACAACATCCGTCTGAACGAAGATACCCAGGTCTCCATGACAAGCACAGACTTCACAGTCCACGAAGACTATGGCCCCTTCTTTATTAGGAATGACATTGCCGTGATCAAACTGCCTTCTGCCGTATCGTTTAcca CTGAGATCCAACCAGTCGCCCTGCCCAGCTCTGACATTGCAGTTGGAACCATTGTAACTCCCACTGGCTGGGGCAAGTCATCGGACT CTGCCAGTGGCATCTCGAACGTTCTCCGCGAAGTGGATGTCCCCATCATGAGCAACGCGGCATGCGATGCTATCTACGGCACTGTGACCGATGGAAACATCTGCATTGACGCCACTGGTGGCAAGGGCACCTGCAAC GGTGACTCTGGCGGCCCCCTCAACTATGGCGGCAAGACCTACGGCATCACGTCCTTCGGCGCGGCGGCTGGCTGCGAGGCAGGCTACCCTGACGCCTTCACCCGCGTCACCTACTTCCTGGACTGGATCCAGACCCATACTGGCGTCACTCCGTGA